From the genome of Methanomassiliicoccus sp.:
GAGTATCGGCAGGATGTGCTCGACCACCTCGTGAAGGTGCGCTCAGAATACGAACCTGACATCGTCATCGGGCCCTCCCTGCACGATTACCATCAGGACCATCAGGTCGTCGCCAACGAGATGATAAGGGCCTTCAAGACCACCTCCAGCATAATCTCCTATGAGCTACCGTGGAACAACGTCAGGTTCGACAGCCAGCTCTTCATCTCCCTCGATGAAGGCCATCTGCAGAAAAAATGGGAGGCCCTCCAGGAATACAGATCGCAGATGCTGCGTTCCCGTGGGTACTTCGACAGGGAGTTCATCTTTGGCACGGCCCGCATGCACGGGGTCCAATGCGGCGAGAAGTATGCCGAGGCCTTCGAGGTCATTCGCTGGAGATTATGATCATCCAGAAACCGTGAGACAACCGCCTACATGATCTGGCCGCCATCAACGCCATACACCTGACCATTGATGAAGGAGGACCTATCGGACATCAAGAAGAGGGCCACCGAGGCCACCTCATCGGCCGTGCCAGCACGTTTCAGGGGAGTGTCGACAATGAGCTTCTGACGCACCTCTTCCTTAAGGCCCCGCGTCATGTCCGTGTCGATGAAACCCGGGGCGATGGCGTTGACACAAACGCCTGATTCGCCCAGCTCCTTGGCCGCGGAGAGGGTCATTCCGATAACGAAGGCCTTGCTGGCCGAATAGGCTGCCTGGCCCCTGTTCCCTCTCCTGCCCACTATGGACGCCAGGTTGATGATGCGGCCTGACCTCTGCTTCATCATTATCTTGGCGGCCGCACGGAGGCACAAGAAGGAGCCCCGGCAATTGACCGCTATGATGCGATCCAGTTCCTCGGTGGATGTCATAAGAAGCAGATTGTTGCCCACGATACCCGCGTTATTGACGAGCACGTCCAGTCGACCGAACCTCTCGCGCAAGAATCGGAACAGGGCTTGTACTTCAGCCTCTACGGAAACGTCGGCCTTGAAGGTCTCAGCCTTCAGTCCCCGCGACCGCAGCTCCTCGGCCAGACCTTGAGCCTCAGTTTCGCTGTGGTTGTAGTTGATAACCACGGCCGCTCCCTCCTCCGCCGCTGCACGGGCGATCGCACTCCCTATCCCCCGGCTAGCTCCAGTTACCAGCACGACCTTGTCATTCATCATCTTCAGATCTCCTCCTGATGGTGATCCATCGGACCATTCTGTTCAGCGGCATGAGGCCATCCCAGGGGAGGGTGAAATCGTGCATCTCCCCGGGCATCACGAAGCGGTCCACCCCCGCTGCCGATGCCCTGTCCGCGAACGCCCTCGCCCTATCCCGGTCATGGATGCACAGGGCGATGGTCTGGACCTTCCTAGTTATGTGTGCGATCACATCGTTGAGATCGCTCACCTCGCGCACGAACACGCACCTGCCCTGCACCGGCTCTGGCAGGCCCTCCTCCTGGTCAAGCAGTATGGTCCATCCCAGGTCCCGGGGCATGATGACGTCACGGTCCTCGGACAGCAGGTAGGTACCGCGGGCACTGATGACCTCCAGGCACTGCCTCTCCGCCATCTGGGTGTGTCTAAGCTTTACAGGCAGGGCCTCGAAGCCTGTGGCCAGTTCCTCCGCGAGCCTACGGGCGGAGACCGCACCCCGTTCCAATATGATCACCTGGGGTGAGGAGCAGGCGGTCTGATCGAAGAGGACCGCGTCCTGCGCCAACTTCTTCAGCGCCTCCTCCGAACTATCCCCTGCCAGGAATGCCTGGTCGAAGACCGCCATAGAGTACTTCGGCCCGAATATGATAGTGTCGCACGTCTCCTTCTGCGGCAGGGCAGCGACCGCGCGGACCGCTTCCCCGCTCCCCCAAGCAACCTTGACGTCCGCGGCCAGGGACAGCATTGTGTTGTCCGCGGCGCTGCTGGAATCAAAGGAGAGCATGCACACCGAACGAACTAAGGTCGCTCCCATGACCCTCCGGCCCTGTACCTCGATATCTATGCTCTTCAGTTTCTCCAGAACGGCGGTGAGGACCGGTCGATTGATGTCTGACACTTTGAGTATCGAGGAATTCTTGGAGAGCACGGCCAGCATGAGGGAGAAGAATGACATCACGGGGACGTTGTTGGGAAGCCAGTGGCATGAGGTCCCCCTAGGCTGGCACCTCATCTCCGTTCCTGGCAGAACACCGATGAACCGGTCGACCCGGTGCCGGTCCCCGTAGTTGAGCTCGCACAACCTCTCCAGGTTATCCGCTCTCAGCCATAGGCTGATGTATGTGGCCCCGCCCATGCGGCTGAGTTCCGGGTCCTTGATGAGCTGCTTACCCAGGTGAGCGAGCAGGGCGATGATGTCGTCCATGGAGAGCGCGCGAAGCTCCTCCCTCCTGCGATCCAGAAGGGCCACCACCGGGCCCAGGTCCGAGATCTCATGGTCCACAGCCTCGCCGTCCAGAAGGAAGCACTTGGCCAACCTCTCACCGCTCCCTGAAGGTATCCCCGCAGCCTCGTGCTTCGGCCTGTTCCGCCCTACCTTCCACCACGAAGTACCGTCCCTTCCGTCCGCAGGGGCAGTCATCGATGCCCAGCAGCCGGCCGACGTCCTCCGTGAGCACGGCCTGACTGTAGTAGCTGTCGCCCAGAACGCTCATCACCTCGATCAGACCCCGCTCCCCCACACGGCATTCCTCCATCGTCCGGACATCACGCATGATGACATGGCCGAAGACCGGCACGTGCTTGTGGCCAATCTCGCAATCTACGAAGATGACCCCGGTCTGCTCTGCCATTCCGTAGAAGTCCCTTACTTCGGTCGGGGGGCAGCCGAGAAGCCCGGCCAGCCTCTGGGAGAACACCTCCCTGCTGATCTTCTGGTCCTTCAGCTTCTTCCACCCCCCTCCATGGAACACCACTGCCCGAGGAAGTTCCAGCTGGTGCTGCCGCTCCTCCATTTCCTTGCAGAACACCGACCATATGATGAAGGTGAAACCGAAGACGTACACCTCCTGGGTCTCGGCCAGGCGCCGCGCCTTTTCCAGTGCCTGCTCGTCCAGGACCAGCCTGCCCTCCTCCTCCCTAAGAAGATAAACGATGTCCTTGGCAAATATCGACAGACCCCGGACCCCTGCCCCCCTAGCGGTGAGCTCGCGGGTGGGGCTGTTCACCCCCGGGTGGTCTATTACCAGCATCACTCTTCTCTTGTCCCCAAGATACGCGCCCAGGATTCTCCTAAGCGCCTTGGTCTGGTTGGAAGCGGTGATCTTGTTCAGGGGTACCACGCTAGCATGCTGGGAGGTGGTTCCACTAGAACGGAGCACCCTGGTCACCTCCGACCTGTCCACTGTGGATAGGTCGAAGCTCTTGAACATGCGGACAGGGACCGCAGGTACCTCTTCCAGCCCCATCATCCCCTCTGGCTCTAGGCCCAGCTTGGTGTACATCGAGCGGATATGTGGGTTGGAGCACGCCTTCCGGGCCCCTTGCCGTATCAGAGGCAGAAGCAGTTCCTCCCTCTCCTGCTCATCCAGGGAGTAGGGGGGCATCGTCAGGAGCTCTTCCAGTCCCACCTCATCGGACATCTCGCTCACCCTCCACCAGCATCTGCCTCAGCCTCACCTTGTCGATCTTGTTGGAGGAGTTCAGGGGCATCTCTTCGAGAAATACCACATAGCTTGGGTTCTTGTAGGAAGGGAGCGACCTCCGGCATTCCCTTTGGATCGTCGTTCTCACCGCCTCCTCCTCAGACCCGTCCCTGCAGCGCACCACCGCCACAATGGCCTCGCCCAGTATCTCGTCGGGCGTGCTGACCACGGCCACCGTGTCCACGCCCTCCATGGATGCGATGAGGTTCTCTATCTCGTAGGGTGATACGCGGTAGCCTGCGCACTTGATTATGTCCTTAGAACGCCCCACGACGTAGATGTAGCCGTCCTCGTCCACGGTCGCCAGGTCTCCGGTGTGGTATCTCCCGTCCTTCAGCACCGCCACTGTCCCCTCATCGTCCCCATAATACCCCTTCATTATGTTATCGCCGGCGGCTACGATCTCTCCGGTCTCCCCCGGCATCACCGGCCGACCGTCCTCCCCCAGGACCTCCAGATGCACCCCGGGGATCCCTTTCCCGATGGATGCCATCCTCGCCCGGATCATCTCCGGGGGGAGATAGGACATCCTGGCAGTGGCCTCGGTGGCTCCATACATGACGAAGAACCTGACCTCGGGAAGAGAGTCGACGATCATCTGGATGTACCTCGGCTCCAGCTTACCACCGGCCTGTGTCATGTAACGCAGGCTGGAGAACCTGCGCTGCAGCAGGTCGGAGCGGTTTATAAGGATCTGATAGGTGCTGGGAACACCTGCGAGGCCAGTGCACTGATACTTCTCGATCTCATCCAGTATCGCTCCCAGGAAGATGCTGTTGCTGATGGTTAGGCTCCCCCCGACCCGCAGGTGAGTATGGAGAAGGGATGCTCCATAGCAGTAGTAGAACGGCAGGACCACCATCATGCGGTCCCGCGAGGTCAGCTCTAGGTATTGGATGATGGAGGTGGTGTTGGCTATTAGATTGCCGTGGGTGATCATCACCCCCTTCTTGGTGCCGGTGCTCCCGGAGGTGAAGACCACTGTCGCCAGATCATCACTTCTAACGTGGGGACGGAGGTCCTCCACGTCTTCCTCGGGCAGATCGGCCTCGGTTAGGGTAGGGATACCGGAAACGGCCTTGGTGGAAAGACGCTGCTGCATGAACGCACCCACCGGACGGCAGGATGACATCAGGGCGGCCAGCTCCTCCTTGCCGACCCTGGTCTCCACTAGCAGAGGTATGTTCCCGCTCCTCATCAAGGAAAGGTATGAGACCACGAAGAAAACGCTGTTGTCCGCCAGTAGGAGGAACTCCTTTCCAGAGCCGTAGCGCCAGGATATCCATTTGGACGTCCTTTCAACGCGCTCGTACAGCTCGCGGTAGCTCAATCTCTCCTTCGCTCCAGTGATGAAGCATCCCTCGCTCTCTCGAGAGCTGGCGAACAGGAACTCGACGAAGTTCATCTGCTCTCACATCAGGAAGGTGATACTATGTACCTGCCGACGATGGCCTTTGCTTTTCCGAAGTTCTCCATGCCTATGATGTCATCGACCTCCAGCTCGATGGAGAAGGCCTCCTCGATGCGGGAGACTATCTTGAGATGGGTCAACGAGTCCCACGCCTCCAGTTCGTTGTACGCGGTCGAGTCGACCAGTTCCTCTTCAGAAATGCTAAGCTCCTCGCGGAAGATCGCTCTCAAAGTCTTGATTTGGTCTTCGTTCATCGGCATCATCCCTCTGGACCATCATGGCGAACGCGATGGCCTGCTCCTGGCCGTGGGAGATACTTAATAATATTTGGAAATTGCCAGCATGCTCACTGGAAATGAGAGCACGGGGCGCTCCCTGGTCATCACCTCTTACATCGATGTCCCGGAAAAAAATATTGCACCCCGGTCTTGCCGACCTCACTGCCTTGATTATCGCCTCCTTCGCGGCAAAGCGGCCCGCCAGTGCAGGGGCGGGTTCCTTTCGCCGGAAGATCTCCGCGGCCTCCTCATCGCTCAGGAAGTAAGACACCACTTCACTGTCCGGTCGCAGCCCCCGGAACCTGGAAACCTCCACGATATCCACCCCGATCCCCAGGACGTTCACGGTACCCTGCCTCCATCTAACACACGGTCGTGCATTCCCTCCTCCCAGGCCTACAGCTTCCTGATGGTGGGGCGGGCGGGATTGCCGGCCACGAACGTCCCGGCCTCCACGTCCCGGACCACCACCGAGCCCAGTGCCACCTTGGCGTCGTCCCCGATGCTAACGCCGGTGTTGATGGTGCATGATGGAGCCAGCCAGCAACGGTCCCCTATCTTAACGCTGCCCGCGATCTGGGTATGGGCGATTATCAGGCAGTCCTCCCCCACCTGCACGTTATGGGCGATGTGCACCAGGTTATCGATCTTGGTCCCGCGACCGATGGCGGTATCGACCAGGGCGCCCCGGGCGATGCAGGTGTTGCTGCCTATCTCCACATCATCCCCTATGGTCACCCCTCCGATCTGAGGGAACTTCTCCACCCTCCCCTCGGGACCACGATTATAGCCGAAACCGTCGGTCCCTATGACCGCACCGGCGTGGACGGTGACGCCACGCCCGATCCGGACATGGTCGTAGACGGTCACTGACCCCAGCAGTTGGCTTCCTTCACCTATGATCACGTCGTTACCGATGGTGCAGAAGGGGCCAACGTAAGCGTCGAGGGATATGCTGGTGTTGTCACCGATCACAGCGGTCCTGTGCACCCCTGCAGGTCTCTTCTTGACGAAGTACCTCTGCAGGACGCGGGAGAATGCCAGCCGGGGATCATCGACCAGTATCAGGGTTCTGTCCTCCCGGTGCCGCCACACATCCTCATGCTCCTTCAGTGTTATGACGATGCCAGCCTTGGTCTGACAGAGCAGCGATCTTCCCCTGTCCCCTTGCTTATTGCAGAACGTTATGGAGAGATGGTCTGCGGCATCGATAGGGAGCGCTCTCTCCACGACCGGTTCCCTACCTCCCACGACCTTGTGCTCACATCCGAGCGCATCCAGAATTTCCTTAAGTGCGAGTTGGGGCATGATATCAGGCCTTCGGGGCTCGGCATCCACGGACCTAGCTCACTGGATGAGGCCCAGGATAAGAACTCCCCTCGTTTCATAAAGTCTTCGCCGCGAGTGCTGGAGATCGGGGCCGTCCTAGGGAGCCGAACGCCGCTGGGATGACAGTAATCGTTCGTAAGCCCGCAGCAGCCTCTGGCCCATGACTCCCCAGTTGTACTCCCTCTCCGCGGCCGCGCGGCCCTTGCGTCCCATGTCCATCCTCGCGTTATGATCCCTCAGTACCTCTATGGCCGCCCTGAAGTTGTCCTCGCTCCAGTCGAAGGTCATGCCGCATCCGTTGGCCTCCACGATGTCCCCGGTGAGGGTCCCTCGGGATGCCAGAACGGGGAGGCCGAACGCCATCCCCTCCCCCATCTTGTTGGCAATACCAGTGCGGTAGTTCTCATTGGCAGGATCGGCCAGTATCAGCACCACGTCGGCCTTCGTGTACTCCTCGAGAAGTTCAGTGAACGGAAGGTACCCCAGGTATTCCACGTTCGGGAACATCTCAGAAGCTCTCTCCACTGCACCCTTCAGGCGACCGGAGCCGGCGATCCTGAGGATGCAACCAGGTATCTTGGAGGCGGCGTCCATGCTCTCCTCAAGGTAGCGCATGGGTTCGAAGGTGACGGGGTTGAAGAGCACGATGGGGCCTTGATCCTCATGTACCCTCATCTTCGAGAGAGGAGGTAGCTCGATGACGTTCATGACCACCAGGACATCCTCCTGAGAGTGCTTCCGGAGCCCCTCCGCCATGACCTCGTTTATGGTGACCACCAGGTCGGCCTTGGGGACCAGCATGTCCTCGAACCTCTGCA
Proteins encoded in this window:
- a CDS encoding PIG-L family deacetylase; this translates as MSKILLLSPHTDDVELGCGGSVAKFIEQGHEVLWIAFSVAEDSLPADLPKDTLAREFEKVIDRYGLKPNDREILGFRVRHMSEYRQDVLDHLVKVRSEYEPDIVIGPSLHDYHQDHQVVANEMIRAFKTTSSIISYELPWNNVRFDSQLFISLDEGHLQKKWEALQEYRSQMLRSRGYFDREFIFGTARMHGVQCGEKYAEAFEVIRWRL
- a CDS encoding 3-oxoacyl-ACP reductase FabG, giving the protein MKMMNDKVVLVTGASRGIGSAIARAAAEEGAAVVINYNHSETEAQGLAEELRSRGLKAETFKADVSVEAEVQALFRFLRERFGRLDVLVNNAGIVGNNLLLMTSTEELDRIIAVNCRGSFLCLRAAAKIMMKQRSGRIINLASIVGRRGNRGQAAYSASKAFVIGMTLSAAKELGESGVCVNAIAPGFIDTDMTRGLKEEVRQKLIVDTPLKRAGTADEVASVALFLMSDRSSFINGQVYGVDGGQIM
- a CDS encoding acyl-CoA reductase, whose protein sequence is MTAPADGRDGTSWWKVGRNRPKHEAAGIPSGSGERLAKCFLLDGEAVDHEISDLGPVVALLDRRREELRALSMDDIIALLAHLGKQLIKDPELSRMGGATYISLWLRADNLERLCELNYGDRHRVDRFIGVLPGTEMRCQPRGTSCHWLPNNVPVMSFFSLMLAVLSKNSSILKVSDINRPVLTAVLEKLKSIDIEVQGRRVMGATLVRSVCMLSFDSSSAADNTMLSLAADVKVAWGSGEAVRAVAALPQKETCDTIIFGPKYSMAVFDQAFLAGDSSEEALKKLAQDAVLFDQTACSSPQVIILERGAVSARRLAEELATGFEALPVKLRHTQMAERQCLEVISARGTYLLSEDRDVIMPRDLGWTILLDQEEGLPEPVQGRCVFVREVSDLNDVIAHITRKVQTIALCIHDRDRARAFADRASAAGVDRFVMPGEMHDFTLPWDGLMPLNRMVRWITIRRRSEDDE
- a CDS encoding acyl-protein synthetase is translated as MSDEVGLEELLTMPPYSLDEQEREELLLPLIRQGARKACSNPHIRSMYTKLGLEPEGMMGLEEVPAVPVRMFKSFDLSTVDRSEVTRVLRSSGTTSQHASVVPLNKITASNQTKALRRILGAYLGDKRRVMLVIDHPGVNSPTRELTARGAGVRGLSIFAKDIVYLLREEEGRLVLDEQALEKARRLAETQEVYVFGFTFIIWSVFCKEMEERQHQLELPRAVVFHGGGWKKLKDQKISREVFSQRLAGLLGCPPTEVRDFYGMAEQTGVIFVDCEIGHKHVPVFGHVIMRDVRTMEECRVGERGLIEVMSVLGDSYYSQAVLTEDVGRLLGIDDCPCGRKGRYFVVEGRAEQAEARGCGDTFRER
- a CDS encoding acyl--CoA ligase codes for the protein MNFVEFLFASSRESEGCFITGAKERLSYRELYERVERTSKWISWRYGSGKEFLLLADNSVFFVVSYLSLMRSGNIPLLVETRVGKEELAALMSSCRPVGAFMQQRLSTKAVSGIPTLTEADLPEEDVEDLRPHVRSDDLATVVFTSGSTGTKKGVMITHGNLIANTTSIIQYLELTSRDRMMVVLPFYYCYGASLLHTHLRVGGSLTISNSIFLGAILDEIEKYQCTGLAGVPSTYQILINRSDLLQRRFSSLRYMTQAGGKLEPRYIQMIVDSLPEVRFFVMYGATEATARMSYLPPEMIRARMASIGKGIPGVHLEVLGEDGRPVMPGETGEIVAAGDNIMKGYYGDDEGTVAVLKDGRYHTGDLATVDEDGYIYVVGRSKDIIKCAGYRVSPYEIENLIASMEGVDTVAVVSTPDEILGEAIVAVVRCRDGSEEEAVRTTIQRECRRSLPSYKNPSYVVFLEEMPLNSSNKIDKVRLRQMLVEGERDVR
- a CDS encoding acyl carrier protein, which codes for MNEDQIKTLRAIFREELSISEEELVDSTAYNELEAWDSLTHLKIVSRIEEAFSIELEVDDIIGMENFGKAKAIVGRYIVSPS
- a CDS encoding holo-ACP synthase, translated to MNVLGIGVDIVEVSRFRGLRPDSEVVSYFLSDEEAAEIFRRKEPAPALAGRFAAKEAIIKAVRSARPGCNIFFRDIDVRGDDQGAPRALISSEHAGNFQILLSISHGQEQAIAFAMMVQRDDADERRPNQDFESDLPRGA
- a CDS encoding UDP-3-O-(3-hydroxymyristoyl)glucosamine N-acyltransferase, which produces MPQLALKEILDALGCEHKVVGGREPVVERALPIDAADHLSITFCNKQGDRGRSLLCQTKAGIVITLKEHEDVWRHREDRTLILVDDPRLAFSRVLQRYFVKKRPAGVHRTAVIGDNTSISLDAYVGPFCTIGNDVIIGEGSQLLGSVTVYDHVRIGRGVTVHAGAVIGTDGFGYNRGPEGRVEKFPQIGGVTIGDDVEIGSNTCIARGALVDTAIGRGTKIDNLVHIAHNVQVGEDCLIIAHTQIAGSVKIGDRCWLAPSCTINTGVSIGDDAKVALGSVVVRDVEAGTFVAGNPARPTIRKL
- a CDS encoding glycosyltransferase family 4 protein, which codes for MGRSVLMLVTNEYRPDPRVHKEARALLQGGYDMVVAAWDRTWARPLREDMEGVHVHRLRTRKVGGQIALALNYPLFLLRALGEARRSKPDVIHAHDLDTLPIGLLISRLRRVPLVFDAHERYAEMIALDVPRTVSRAVQRFEDMLVPKADLVVTINEVMAEGLRKHSQEDVLVVMNVIELPPLSKMRVHEDQGPIVLFNPVTFEPMRYLEESMDAASKIPGCILRIAGSGRLKGAVERASEMFPNVEYLGYLPFTELLEEYTKADVVLILADPANENYRTGIANKMGEGMAFGLPVLASRGTLTGDIVEANGCGMTFDWSEDNFRAAIEVLRDHNARMDMGRKGRAAAEREYNWGVMGQRLLRAYERLLSSQRRSAP